A portion of the Manihot esculenta cultivar AM560-2 chromosome 2, M.esculenta_v8, whole genome shotgun sequence genome contains these proteins:
- the LOC110609641 gene encoding uncharacterized protein LOC110609641 isoform X3 encodes MDFYSLKRKQLQALCKKHGIPANTTNLEMAERLTASLKVNGIATSEEGNEKNSKDAPKKLKKVRFRPDNETREYVPSAYRKPEGRRRRATLVNPVSKELGQSNLSENVVRKKRERGSEKIESDCRITRSRARVDNETFSVLQKSRASQEGEASKNIARDSVEARKGFRRSKRNMAKCTDSEIMKVDVVSRITRSGAQFAGNSSTVGGKGENEVFGVAKECEGAVRIKKLSEGLSRNGSRRKSVAQHNDEVESYGQEVLKEARKKSMNLNFANVNEVNASLASTERTEKVSITAAGQRRSRRKAAVVNSTAAIDEHGIGESIGKVKKSNENVLREDAKVSNELRRSTRNASRQCSVANFNKMNEIADSVGNIGQLKRKREAIKETEATLDGSLVGEPPRRSALEALKSGLVGLSAACKSVEEKATENMKNANDITISQLSEVDGLTTGESGFKTFEKRKVSKSKARGKTCIATVGVSALHSATKFEKNLASTPVLLASAATEQASSIENVSGKDAEVSNKLQSSTGNASRQILVPTFNEMNEIADSNGKVGQLKRKRDAVKGTKAYLDGSLDGEPPSGSTQVSESGFVGLSEPCISVEEKATEHIENANCINISPSEDNGLTVPEAAFKSFEKRGESKIKTRGKRSIATLDVSTLYSGTGEEIDSATSLEENLASTPLVLTSSYTEEASLVVGNSQAINANNVVLVNDIGKLVSDTKGGVDDQSCQSLEIYANLASDNSTELELAKFQEKACDVASPSGGFSSANQFALAGESCNLSGLEKGLAREQMSTDKDACAVSDGISNNSIEVDGISVQKDGVCGLEGTEQDGIKDEIKHNVVPSNREWLPAVSAEIVTKSTNNVCLESNKTVTPNSDCGDGKNGVCGLQGTEQDGIKDEIKHNVVPYNRRWLPAVSTEIVTKSTNNVCLESNKTIMPNSDCGDGKNALVRMVPYALPQFYFENLEDRNMSNTAMLKNSNDEVLRKHEAVRETEASLDGSLVREPPRRSTLEALESDSVGLSTPCKSVEGKETKHIKNPLSEENGLTMPEVAFKSFEKEGESKFKTRGKRSKPAEDVFALRSGIGEERDNASKLRKNLASTPLLLASAATDVEASKAVRKPEAINDNNVIMAHDLGKLFSNTKGGIDDQSCQSVPLEIWASLDNHNSTALKLVKTIACDVTSPYVGFSSSNQYAFKDAGERSKTSGLKKGLAREQMSTSKDACYDSDGVSGNSTEVDRIAIQEDGVSGLERTEQDDIRDGTGRSLPAVRAEIATKSIKNVYQESNETVTPNSNCEDAKSILERMVPDALPKLYFENLEEGNMSNPATTKNFNDEVLREQNFGDCMAGKGASFDSNGGKPFFSEAPSTLDVLKLPSNEFRHYEEMVIESNCGVDAVTDVPMTKYWDAVINMVGNQSMDGEPKPEVEQHDKKSKDSEDLVNGKFVEEPLNAAQCDQVVREGNVEGAWVDKLSDNGDGEEVPTKVNDNFSESLTKSIFREREYFGGENVSQFPECITGVDGMEKKEVKCKVSDSIVDTTVTINGYHMDDEAADVHDIIYENAEINASETCMMTIEMQEAPSGGILQKNETMEPGKEILDCEDELLKVNDAGAIALSEVASTDFGGLDKRPDGATVKAVELENLEEKCGSELDISDHIAFGIDVKAAEANEKVENMDGNLKGKDFNSEAEQESDNIVFSSHETASLNIQVESAIVTNWEVNLIQGNGEQNREIISDEDLLDNNSMIKDSGHVMHAEEAQVEKSEEVTEDSLVNEDSGHTVLIKDVTNIQKLAQFAEMHFSEALPSVRKEPTVDLGLDQASFINQEIIDIQNCEDEKVENFSISAQEEVWAEEATVSGKGDDLVKCNANRAPENNISYSGSEGDTENRACAEDEEVCTPTTGKIDIPKEVAVGETVLSDCPDKKSHEMARSELQTIISNCSNWEDYQPAENLLFADTCFGKPEFASGSSFTQQNAIAEASSEEFKEQVKEKDDTIIGEYPIDGSSLGNRSSCPQEVAKDQLNVPHDSVNESDFMNDVDYATLNKRSCENESKIHSSEAGEARHLHKLDDEVPSVVEPKTTVDFENLVALPAFKSELLINCSTISAVCSSPYHESEALVMTSEVAEESKVQDNMPAKTDDTQGSIVCKFQENESVNVEHFNVFSQNEIFVQDAKATAFCDAATMEQTLKSDPCNLKPDNIGNLNVEDVGEAKESTKDMPKMGEALDKSPGFTTSGVGQDITAVDGHGLQRKLQVPLKPSSHPEKEDELNVYGVRLMMTRKSNIISLIQGTPQKALDANVMKENAPSTKRQRVGEVTAPKTLPKRRPLEDLKKQ; translated from the exons ATGGATTTTTATTCCTTGAAAAGAAAGCAACTCCAAGCCCTCTGCAAGAAGCATGGCATTCCTGCAAATACAACAAACCTCGAAATGGCTGAGCGTTTGACTGCCTCGCTCAAG GTAAATGGAATTGCCACTTCTGAAGAAGGTAATGAGAAAAATTCTAAGGATGCACCGAAGAAGTTGAAGAAAGTTAGGTTCAGACCTGATAACGAAACCCGGGAATATGTGCCTTCGGCATATCGAAAGccagaagggagaagaaggagGGCAACTTTGGTTAATCCTGTGTCCAAGGAATTGGGACAAAGCAATCTTTCTGAGAATGTTGTTAGAAagaagagggagaggggcagtgAGAAGATTGAAAGTGATTGTAGGATCACTCGGTCACGGGCTAGGGTTGATAATGAGACCTTTTCTGTGTTGCAGAAATCTAGAGCATCTCAAGAGGGAGAAGCAAGCAAAAACATTGCCAGGGATAGCGTTGAAGCTAGAAAGGGTTTCAGGAGATCAAAAAGAAATATGGCCAAATGTACAGACTCGGAAATAATGAAAGTTGATGTGGTTAGTAGGATCACAAGGTCTGGAGCTCAGTTTGCGGGGAATTCTTCTACAGTTGGTGGTAAAGGTGAAAATGAAGTTTTTGGCGTTGCGAAAGAATGTGAAGGGGCCGTTcggattaaaaaattatcagaGGGTTTAAGTAGAAATGGTTCTAGACGGAAATCTGTTGCACAACATAATGATGAGGTAGAAAGTTATGGTCAGGAGGTGTTAAAGGAGGCCAGAAAGAAatcaatgaatttaaattttgcaAATGTTAATGAAGTTAATGCTTCTTTAGCATCTACAGAACGCACGGAGAAGGTCTCTATAACCGCTGCTGGTCAACGGAGGTCCAGGCGCAAAGCTGCTGTGGTGAACTCTACTGCTGCCATTGATGAACATGGAATCGGAGAATCTATTGGAAAGGTTAAGAAATCAAATGAAAATGTCTTACGTGAAGATGCCAAAGTGTCCAATGAACTACGGAGGTCTACCAGGAATGCTTCTAGACAATGTTCGGTGGCTAACTTcaataaaatgaatgaaatcgCTGATAGTGTTGGAAATATTGGGCAACTGAAACGCAAACGAGAAGCAATTAAGGAGACAGAAGCCACACTGGATGGATCCTTGGTTGGGGAACCCCCAAGAAGATCTGCACTAGAAGCCTTAAAGAGTGGCTTGGTTGGACTTTCTGCAGCTTGTAAATCTGTTGAGGAGAAAGCAACAGAGAATATGAAGAATGCCAATGACATTACTATTTCACAGCTTAGTGAAGTGGATGGATTGACCACGGGAGAATCCGGCTTTAAAACCTTTGAGAAGAGAAAAGTATCCAAAAGCAAAGCCAGAGGAAAAACATGTATTGCTACTGTGGGTGTCTCGGCTTTGCATTCTGCAACAAAGTTTGAGAAGAATTTGGCTTCAACACCAGTTTTGCTGGCAAGTGCTGCTACAGAACAAGCATCATCAATTGAAAATGTTTCAGGAAAAGATGCCGAAGTGTCTAATAAACTGCAGAGTTCTACCGGGAATGCTTCTAGACAAATTTTGGTACCTACCTTTAATGAAATGAATGAAATTGCTGATAGTAATGGAAAGGTTGGGCAACTGAAACGAAAACGTGATGCAGTTAAAGGGACAAAAGCCTATCTAGATGGATCCTTAGATGGAGAACCTCCAAGCGGGTCTACACAAGTCTCAGAAAGTGGCTTTGTTGGACTTTCTGAACCTTGCATATCTGTTGAGGAAAAAGCAACAGAGCATATCGAGAATGCCAACTGCATTAATATTTCACCAAGTGAAGACAATGGATTGACTGTGCCAGAAGCTGCTTTTAAATCTTTTGAGAAGAGAGGAGAATCCAAAATCAAAACCAGAGGAAAAAGAAGCATTGCAACTTTGGATGTTTCGACTTTGTATTCTGGCACTGGGGAAGAGATAGATAGTGCGACAAGTTTAGAGGAGAATTTGGCTTCAACACCACTTGTGTTAACAAGTTCTTATACAGAAGAAGCGTCACTGGTTGTAGGGAACTCTCAGGCTATTAATGCTAACAACGTTGTTCTGGTAAATGACATAGGGAAACTGGTCTCAGATACCAAGGGAGGTGTAGACGACCAATCATGTCAGTCCTTGGAGATCTACGCAAATTTAGCTAGTGATAATTCAACTGAACTTGAGTTGGCAAAATTTCAAGAAAAAGCTTGTGATGTGGCTTCTCCATCTGGTGGCTTCTCATCTGCAAATCAATTTGCTTTGGCAG GTGAAAGCTGCAATCTTTCAGGATTGGAGAAAGGACTGGCAAGAGAACAAATGTCAACAGACAAGGATGCATGCGCTGTTAGTGATGGTATCAGCAATAATTCAATTGAAGTTGATGGGATATCTGTTCAGAAGGATGGAGTTTGTGGTCTAGAAGGGACTGAGCAGGATGGTATAAAAGATGAGATTAAGCACAATGTGGTTCCCTCTAATAGGGAATGGTTACCAGCTGTCAGTGCAGAGATTGTTACGAAGAGCACCAATAATGTGTGCCTGGAAAGTAATAAAACAGTAACTCCTAATTCTGATTGTGGGGATGGAAAGAATGGAGTTTGTGGTCTACAAGGGACTGAGCAGGATGGTATAAAAGATGAGATTAAGCACAATGTGGTTCCCTATAACAGGAGATGGTTACCAGCTGTCAGTACAGAGATTGTTACGAAGAGCACCAATAATGTGTGCCTGGAAAGTAATAAAACAATAATGCCTAATTCTGATTGTGGGGATGGAAAGAATGCTTTGGTACGAATGGTACCGTATGCTTTGCctcaattttattttgagaatctGGAAGATCGAAATATGAGCAACACTGCAATGCTAAAGAACTCCAATGATGAAGTGTTACGAAAACATGAAGCAGTTAGGGAGACAGAAGCCTCTCTGGATGGATCCTTGGTTAGAGAACCTCCAAGAAGATCTACATTAGAAGCCTTAGAAAGTGATTCGGTTGGGCTTTCTACACCTTGCAAATCTGTTGAGGGGAAAGAAACAAAGCATATCAAGAATCCACTAAGTGAAGAAAATGGATTGACTATGCCAGAAGTTGCTTTTAAAAGCTTTGAGAAGGAAGGGGAATCCAAATTTAAAACTAGAGGAAAAAGAAGTAAGCCAGCTGAGGATGTTTTCGCTTTGCGTTCTGGCATTGGGGAAGAGAGAGATAATGCATCAAAATTAAGGAAGAATTTGGCTTCAACACCACTCCTGTTGGCAAGTGCTGCTACAGACGTAGAAGCATCAAAGGCTGTAAGGAAGCCTGAGGCTATTAATGATAACAACGTTATTATGGCACATGACCTGGGGAAATTGTTCTCAAATACTAAGGGAGGTATAGATGATCAATCATGTCAATCAGTGCCCCTGGAGATCTGGGCAAGTTTAGATAATCATAATTCAACTGCACTTAAATTGGTAAAAACAATAGCTTGTGACGTAACTTCTCCATATGTTGGCTTCTCATCATCAAATCAATATGCTTTTAAAG ATGCAGGTGAAAGATCCAAGACCTCAGGATTGAAGAAAGGGCTGGCAAGAGAACAAATGTCAACAAGCAAGGATGCATGCTATGATAGTGATGGTGTCAGTGGCAATTCAACTGAAGTTGATAGGATAGCTATTCAGGAGGATGGAGTCTCTGGTCTAGAAAGGACAGAGCAGGATGATATAAGAGATGGTACTGGGAGATCGTTACCAGCAGTCAGAGCAGAGATTGCTACCAAGAGCATAAAAAATGTGTACCAGGAAAGTAATGAAACAGTAACGCCTAATTCTAATTGTGAGGATGCAAAGAGTATTTTGGAAAGAATGGTACCCGATGCTTTGCCAaaactttattttgaaaatcTGGAAGAGGGAAACATGAGCAATCCTGCAACGACAAAGAACTTCAATGACGAAGTTTTACGTGAGCAAAATTTTGGGGATTGCATGGCTGGGAAAGGAGCTAGTTTTGATAGTAATGGTGGCAAACCATTTTTTTCGGAAGCACCATCAACATTAGATGTCCTAAAACTGCCTTCTAATGAATTTCGCCATTATGAAGAGATGGTTATAGAGAGCAACTGCGGTGTTGATGCTGTCACGGATGTGCCTATGACCAAGTATTGGGATGCAGTTATAAATATGGTAGGTAACCAAAGTATGGATGGAGAGCCTAAGCCAGAGGTTGAACAGCATGACAAGAAGTCCAAGGATTCTGAGGACCTGGTCAATGGTAAGTTTGTGGAGGAACCGTTGAATGCAGCACAGTGCGATCAGGTTGTAAGGGAGGGTAATGTAGAGGGTGCTTGGGTAGATAAGCTTTCTGACAATGGTGATGGGGAGGAAGTTCCTACCAAGGTTAATGACAATTTTAGTGAAAGTTTGACTAAGAGCATTTTTCGAGAAAGGGAATATTTTGGAGGAGAGAATGTATCCCAGTTTCCCGAGTGCATCACAGGGGTTGACGGGATGGAGAAGAAAGAAGTAAAATGTAAAGTGAGTGACTCCATTGTTGACACTACTGTGACAATTAATGGTTATCACATGGATGACGAGGCTGCAGATGTGCATGatataatttatgaaaatgCTGAAATAAATGCCAGCGAAACGTGCATGATGACAATAGAGATGCAGGAGGCACCGAGTGGAGGGATTTTACAGAAAAATGAGACTATGGAGCCTGGCAAAGAAATTTTAGATTGTGAAGATGAGTTATTAAAAGTTAATGATGCTGGTGCAATTGCTTTGTCTGAGGTTGCCTCGACTGATTTTGGAGGCCTTGATAAGAGGCCTGATGGGGCCACAGTAAAGGCTGTTGAGCTTGAAAATCTCGAAGAGAAGTGTGGGTCGGAGTTGGACATAAGTGATCATATAGCCTTTGGCATAGACGTCAAAGCTGCTGAAGCAAATGAAAAAGTTGAAAACATGGATGGAAATTTGAAAGGCAAGGATTTCAATAGTGAGGCTGAGCAGGAATCTGACAACATTGTCTTCTCATCCCATG AGACTGCATCCTTAAATATTCAGGTTGAATCTGCCATTGTCACTAACTGGGAGGTGAATTTGATTCAAGGGAATGGAGAACAAAATCGAGAAATAATATCTGATGAGGATCTCTTGGACAATAATTCCATGATCAAGGATTCCGGGCATGTAATGCATGCAGAAGAAGCTCAAGTTGAAAAATCTGAAGAAGTTACGGAAGACAGTTTGGTTAATGAGGATTCTGGCCATACTGTGCTTATAAAAGATGTTACTAATATTCAAAAACTTGCACAATTTGCTGAAATGCATTTTAGTGAGGCTCTCCCTTCTGTCAGAAAAGAGCCCACAGTTGACCTTGGTCTTGATCAAGCATCTTTCATCAACCAAGAGATTATTGATATCCAGAACTGTGAGGATGAGAAGGTCGAGAATTTTTCGATTTCTGCACAGGAGGAGGTTTGGGCAGAAGAAGCTACTGTTAGTGGTAAAGGAGATGATTTAGTTAAGTGCAATGCAAATCGTGCTCCTGAGAATAATATCTCCTACTCTGGCTCTGAAGGAGATACAGAAAATAGAGCATGTGCAGAAGACGAAGAAGTTTGCACACCAACCACTGGGAAGATTGACATACCCAAAGAGGTGGCAGTTGGAGAGACTGTTCTATCAGATTGTCCAGATAAAAAATCACATGAAATGGCAAGGAGCGAGCTACAAACGATAATATCAAATTGCAGCAACTGGGAAGACTACCAACCTGCAGAAAATTTGTTATTTGCTGATACATGTTTTGGTAAACCTGAATTTGCTTCGGGCAGTTCTTTCACACAGCAGAATGCAATTGCAGAAGCATCTTCTG AAGAGTTCAAAGAACAAGTCAAGGAGAAAGATGACACCATAATAGGAGAAT ATCCTATAGATGGTTCAAGTCTAGGAAACAGATCAAGCTGCCCTCAGGAGGTTGCTAAAGATCAACTTAATGTGCCTCATGATTCAGTAAATGAATCAGACTTCATGAATGATGTTGATTATGCAACTCTCAACAAACGTTCCTGCGAAAATGAAAGTAAGATCCATTCCTCAGAGGCTGGGGAAGCTCGTCACTTGCACAAGCTTGATGATGAGGTTCCCAGTGTTGTTGAACCTAAAACAACAGTCGACTTTGAAAACCTTGTCGCTCTTCCTGCATTCAAAAGTGAGCTACTAATTAATTGCTCAACTATTTCTGCTGTTTGTTCTTCTCCTTATCATG AAAGTGAAGCCTTGGTAATGACAAGTGAGGTTGCTGAAGAGTCAAAGGTGCAGGATAATATGCCTGCCAAGACTGATGATACCCAAGGTTCCATTGTTTGTAAGTTTCAAGAGAATGAATCTGTGAATGTTGAGCATTTTAACGTTTTCTCACAAAATGAGATCTTCGTGCAAGATGCTAAGGCAACCGCTTTTTGTGATGCTGCTACAATGGAGCAAACATTAAAGTCTGATCCATGCAACTTAAAACCAGATAATATTGGCAATCTCAATGTTGAAGATGTGGGAGAGGCAAAAGAGTCGACCAAGGATATGCCAAAAATGGGTGAAGCACTAGACAAATCTCCTGGATTCACCACTTCTGGGGTTGGTCAAG ACATTACTGCTGTAGATGGCCATGGCCTTCAAAGGAAATTGCAAGTACCGTTAAAGCCAAGTTCGCATCCTGAAAAAGAAGATGAACTTAACGTGTATGGCGTTCGATTAATGATGACAAGGAAGAGTAACATAATTAGTTTGATTCAAGGGACACCACAAAAAGCTCTGGACGCCAATGTTATGAAAGAGAATGCCCCAAGCACCAAGAGGCAGCGAGTTGGTGAAGTGACAGCCCCAAAAACGTTGCCAAAGAGACGTCCTCTAGAGGATCTGAAGAAGCAATAG